Part of the Longimicrobium sp. genome is shown below.
CTACTGGCAGAAGCTGGCGCAGCAGAGCGACCGGATGAAGCTGGTGGACATCGGCCGCACGGCCGAGGGGCGCACGCAGTACATGGCCATCGTCAGCAGCCCCGAGAACCTGCGCAACGTCGAGCACTACCGGCAGATCGCCGAGCGGCTGGCGCACGCGCGCGGGGTGGACTCGCTGCAGGCCCGGCAGCTGGCGCGCGAGGGGAAGGCCATCGTCTGGATCGACGGCGGGCTGCACGCCAGCGAGGTGCTGGGCGCGCAGCAGCTGATGGAGACGCTCTGGCAGCTGGTCTCGCGCAGCGACCCCGAGACGACGCGCATCCTGAACGACTGCATCGTCCTGTTCGTGCACGCGAACCCGGACGGGATGGAGCTGGTCTCCAACTGGTACATGCGCGACCCCGACCCGAACAAGCGCACGCTCAACGGGCTCCCCCGGCTCTACCAGAAGTACATCGGCCACGACAACAACCGGGACTTCTACGCCTCCACGCAGCCGGAGACGGAGAACATGAACCGGGTGATGTACACGCAGTGGTTCCCGCAGATCGTCTACAACCACCACCAGACGGGGCCCACGGGGACGGTGATGTTCGCGCCGCCCTTCCGCGACCCGTTCAACTACGTGTACGACCCCATCATCCCCGTGGAGATCGACCTGGTGGGCGCGGCCATGCACTCGCGCTTCGAGGCCGAAGGGAAGCCGGGGGTGACCATGCGGAAGGGGTCGAGCTACTCGACCTGGTGGAACGGCGGGCTGCGGACCACGGCCTACTTCCACAACATGGTCGGCCTGCTGACGGAGACCATCGGCAACCCCACGCCGATGGACATCCCCTTCGTGGTGAACCAGCAGCTGCCGCGGGCGGATCTCCCGTACCCCATCGAGCCGCAGCGCTGGCACTTCCGGCAGTCCATCGACTACTCGGTGACGGCGAACTACGCGGTGATGGACGTGGCCAGCCGCTACCGCGAGACCTTCCTGTACCGCATCTGGCGGATGGGGGCCAACTCCATCGCCCGCGGCAGCCGCGACAACTGGACGACCTATCCCAGCCGGCTGGACCAGGTGGCCGACTCGCTGCGCGCGCGCCGGGGGACGGCGGGGCCCAACGCGGTGATGGTGCCCGGCGGCCAGTTCCAGGGCGCGCCGAACCCCGAGGAGTCGCGCCGCCTGCTGGCCCTCCTGCACCGCCCCGAGTGGCGCGACGCGCGCGGCTACGTGATCCCCGCCGACCAGCCCGACTTCGCCACGGCGACCAAGTTCGTCAACACGCTGCTGGAGAACGGGATCGAGGTGATGCGCGCTACCTCCTCGTTCACCGTCGCGGGGAAGACGTACCCGGCCGGATCGCTGGTGGTGAAGACGGACCAGCCCTTCCGCCCGCACGTGCTGGACATGTTCGAGCCGCAGGACCACCCGAACGACTTCCTCTATCCCGGCGGCCCGCCGATCCCGCCGTACGACGTGGCGGGGTGGACGCTGGCGTACCAGATGGGGGTGAAGTTCGACCGGGTGATGGAGGGCTTCACCGGCCCGTTCGAGCGGGTGACGGCGTGGAACCTTCCGAACCCCCCGGGGCGCGTCTTCAACCCGCGCTGGACGCCGGCGGGATACGCGTTCTCGCCGCGGCAGCTCGAGTCGTTCGAGGCGGTGAACCGCCTGTTGGCGATGGGCGCCGAGGTGCGACGCGTGGAGACGGGCGGAGCGGGCGACGGCCCCCGCGCGGGCGACTTCTACGTGGCGGCCAACGCCCGGGCGAGGCACGACAGCATCGACGCGCTGGCGCGCGAGCTGGGGGTGGACTTCCAGGCGGTGCAGCGCGCGCCGTCGGGGTCGAGGCCGCTGCACCGGCTGCGCATCGGCCTGTGGGACCGCTACGGCGGGTCGATGCCCAGCGGGTGGACGCGCTGGATCTTCGAGCAGTTCCGCTTCCCCTACCAGGTGGTGTACGCGCCCGAGCTCGACGCGGGGAACCTGAACGCGAAGTACGACGTGCTGGTGTTCGTGGACGGCGGCATCCCCGCGGCCGACCGGCAGGGCGGCGGCGGCGGCGGGTTCGGGGGGATGCCCGACCCGGCGAGCGTCCCCGCCGAGTACCGGAACCAGCTCGGCAACGTCACCGTCGCCCGGACGGTGCCGCAGCTGAAGGCGTTCCTGGAGAACGGGGGGACGATCGTCACCGTCGGCGGGTCGACGGCGCTGGCGCGGCACCTGGGGCTGCCGGTGACCGACGCGCTGGTGGAGCGCGCGGCCGACGGCACCGAGCGGCACCTGCCGAACGAGAAGTTCTACATCCCCGGCTCCATCCTGCGCGTGGCGGTGGACCCGTCGCAGCCCGCCGCGTGGGGGATGGAAGACCACGTGGACGTGATGTTCGACGAGAGCCCGGTGATGCGCCTGGGCCCCGACGCGGCCGCGAGGGGCGTGCGCCGCATCGCCTGGTTCGACAGCGAGCGGCCGCTGCGCAGCGGGTGGGCGTGGGGGCAGCAGTACCTGAACAACGGCGTGGCCGCCGCCGAGGCGGACGTGGGCCGCGGCAAGCTGTTCCTCTTCGGCCCGGAGATCACCTTCCGCGCCCAGCCGTACGGCACGTTCCGGTTCCTGTTCAACTCCCTCTACTCCGCCGCCGAAACGCGCTGAGCGGCGGAGGGTGATGGAGACGGGGCCCGCGGCGATCCTGCCGCGGGCCCCGCGTCTTGATGCGTCGACGGAGGGGCTACACGCCGCCAGCGACGATCGCGGACTTCGTGGTGCCGGCGACGTCCAGCCATCCGGCCTGCGCCTGCAGCTCGCGGTAGACCTCGCTCGCGCCCCTCACCGTCTCCAGCGGGAAGTCGCCGTCCTTCGCTTCGAACTCGAACGAGAACTCGGCCACCATCGGGTAGTGCTTCTGCGTGTCCTCGTCGATGACGTACCAGAAGGTGTGGCTCATCTCCAGCCGCGGCCCGCTGCCGAAGCGGAAGCCGCCCACGTGCCGAACCACCTCCGTCACCACCAAGTCGTCCACGCGTACCAGCTCCGTCTCGCCGAGGATCTTCAGGTCCTGCAGCGCGGGGAAGAGCGCGGCAGCCTCGCCGACGGTCTTCGGCAGCATCTCCTCCTTCTGGTCCTTGAGCGTGTTCGAACGTGAGTACTGGCTGGTGAACGGCGGGACGATGTCTTCCTCGAACTTCTGATCCCCATCCTGTGTAGCCGACGCGTCCTTCGAGGCGGCGAGGAGCCGGTCGGGAGAGCGGAACTTCACGGTGAGATCCAGCTTGTCTTTCTTCTTCTGGCGTACGCGCAGGATCCAGCCCTGGTTGCGGAAGCCGTTGTCGCGCGTGTCGAGGAACGATGTGGACCGCCGCTTCTCGTCGAAATCGGCATCGTCCAGCTTGTCAGGAGGCTCAGGTTTCCCCGACGCCTTCTCATTCTCGACCTCCTGCTGCGAGAGTCGCGTCCCGCCAGCGCGTTCGATGACACGAGCAACCAGTCCCATCCACTCCTTGCTCGCGTCGTCGCGGTTGTGGAAGCGCGTGGTGCTGAGCAGGAGCTTGTACTCGCGCGAGTTGATCTCTGATGTGGGCATCGTGGCAGCGGGGGGGATGAAGGTGGAGGAGCGGGACGTCTCGATGTGAGCCGCCCTTGAAGATTCGTTGGCCGGGAGAGATGTTTTTCCTGCGCGAGTCTCGCGGCGTGCCGCCGTGGATTCGGTCGCACGTCCGCAATTCCCCATCTCGCAACAAGATGACGGAGAAGATGTTGAGAAGCCTTCGGCCGGTCCTCGCCGCGATGATTGCGGCCACGCTGGTGAGCACCGGCGCCGATGCGCAGGGCAGCACCGCGCCGCAGCAGACCACGGTCATCCTCGTCCGCCACGGCGAGAAGGACACCTCCAACCCGCTGGACCCCGATCCCGCCCTGAGCCCGGCCGGCCAGCAGCGCGCGCGGGACCTGTACCAGCTGCTGAAGGGCCGCCACGTCGACGCGATCATCACCACGCAGCTCGGCCGCACGCGGCTGACCGCGGCCCCGCTCGCCGACTCG
Proteins encoded:
- a CDS encoding M14 metallopeptidase family protein, which gives rise to MPRAFRAAAAAVVLAASGLHAQSRLTTPQEQFGHEIGADYQLPNYTQLVAYWQKLAQQSDRMKLVDIGRTAEGRTQYMAIVSSPENLRNVEHYRQIAERLAHARGVDSLQARQLAREGKAIVWIDGGLHASEVLGAQQLMETLWQLVSRSDPETTRILNDCIVLFVHANPDGMELVSNWYMRDPDPNKRTLNGLPRLYQKYIGHDNNRDFYASTQPETENMNRVMYTQWFPQIVYNHHQTGPTGTVMFAPPFRDPFNYVYDPIIPVEIDLVGAAMHSRFEAEGKPGVTMRKGSSYSTWWNGGLRTTAYFHNMVGLLTETIGNPTPMDIPFVVNQQLPRADLPYPIEPQRWHFRQSIDYSVTANYAVMDVASRYRETFLYRIWRMGANSIARGSRDNWTTYPSRLDQVADSLRARRGTAGPNAVMVPGGQFQGAPNPEESRRLLALLHRPEWRDARGYVIPADQPDFATATKFVNTLLENGIEVMRATSSFTVAGKTYPAGSLVVKTDQPFRPHVLDMFEPQDHPNDFLYPGGPPIPPYDVAGWTLAYQMGVKFDRVMEGFTGPFERVTAWNLPNPPGRVFNPRWTPAGYAFSPRQLESFEAVNRLLAMGAEVRRVETGGAGDGPRAGDFYVAANARARHDSIDALARELGVDFQAVQRAPSGSRPLHRLRIGLWDRYGGSMPSGWTRWIFEQFRFPYQVVYAPELDAGNLNAKYDVLVFVDGGIPAADRQGGGGGGFGGMPDPASVPAEYRNQLGNVTVARTVPQLKAFLENGGTIVTVGGSTALARHLGLPVTDALVERAADGTERHLPNEKFYIPGSILRVAVDPSQPAAWGMEDHVDVMFDESPVMRLGPDAAARGVRRIAWFDSERPLRSGWAWGQQYLNNGVAAAEADVGRGKLFLFGPEITFRAQPYGTFRFLFNSLYSAAETR